Proteins encoded in a region of the Cyclopterus lumpus isolate fCycLum1 chromosome 23, fCycLum1.pri, whole genome shotgun sequence genome:
- the tmtc2a gene encoding LOW QUALITY PROTEIN: protein O-mannosyl-transferase TMTC2a (The sequence of the model RefSeq protein was modified relative to this genomic sequence to represent the inferred CDS: deleted 1 base in 1 codon), whose protein sequence is MITELVCTAVAVGLYLNTLDADFCYDDSRAIKTNQDLLPETPWSNILFDDFWGTLLTHSGSHKSYRPLCTLSFRLNYTLHGQRPWGYHLLNVVLHGLVSALFTAFSRPLLGGGPWSLLAGLLFASHPVHTEAVAGVVGRADVGAALFFLLSLLCYARHCGLRGDPRGTLPTEPCGGSSVGRCWAWMLGSLWCAAASMLWKEQGVTVLAVSVVYDLFVFQRLRLRQALLLLLGKKKNISVLLSLGVLASWGVILLSARLYWMGNKPPNFSNSDNPAADSPHFLTRTLTFLHLPVANAWLLLCPDKLSFDWSMDAVPLVRSLADWRNLHTVAFYGGFVLLSLFGLRGRTSISKETNGKAYVTNGKSITNGNGYHAPDTNHNTDPGPAKTTLNGSAGLHHCPPRTSLPPTENLVLFSLGIVSLPFIPATNLFFYVGFVIAERVLYIPSIGFCLLVAAGARNLYVRLRTRGCKALMLILCAGLVLLNGLRTVQRNRDWSNEENLYKSGISVNPAKAWGNLGNVLKNQGEMAEAEKAYRNALHHRRNMADMLYNLGLLLQENERFSEALHYYKLAIGSRPTLASAYLNTGIILMNQGNLQEAKRTFLTCADIPDENLKDPHAHKSSVTSCLYNLGKLLHEQGQQEEALSVYKEAVQKMPRQFAPHSLFNMMGEAYMRLNKLDQAGHWYRESLRAKPDHIPAHLTYGKLLSSIGQKTEAEKYYLRAIQIDPTKGNCYMHYGQFLLEQARLGEAAEMAERAAELDSSEFDVVFSAAHMLRQASLNEAAERQYERAASLRSEYPAALMNLGAILHLNGKLPEAEANYLRALQLKPDDVITQSNLRKLWNIMERQGLRIKRGLGMQNGDL, encoded by the exons CCGAGCCATTAAGACCAACCAGGACCTTCTCCCCGAGACTCCGTGGAGCAACATCCTGTTTGACGACTTCTGGGGCACCCTGCTCACTCACAGCGGCAGCCACAAGTCCTACCGTCCCCTCTGCACCCTCTCCTTCCGCCTCAACTACACCCTGCATGGCCAGCGGCCCTGGGGCTACCACCTGCTGAACGTGGTGCTGCACGGGCTGGTCAGCGCCCTCTTCACGGCCTTCAGTCGCCCGCTTCTCGGCGGCGGACCGTGGAGCCTGCTGGCCGGCCTACTCTTTGCCTCCCATCCGGTTCACACTGAAGCGGTCGCCGGCGTGGTCGGCAGGGCGGACGTCGGCGCCGCGCTGTTCTTTTTGCTGTCGCTCCTCTGCTACGCGAGACACTGTGGACTCCGCGGGGACCCGCGTGGGACTCTTCCGACAGAGCCATGTGGCGGCAGCTCAGTCGGCCGGTGCTGGGCCTGGATGCTGGGCAGCCTGTGGTGTGCAGCAGCCAGTATGCTGTGGAAGGAGCAAGGGGTGACGGTGCTGGCCGTGTCGGTCGTGTACGACCTCTTCGTGTTTCAGAGACTCCGGTTGCGCCAGGcgcttctcctcctgctgggAAAG aAAAAGAACATCAGTGTTTTGCTGAGTCTTGGTGTGCTGGCTTCCTGGGGAGTGATCCTGCTGTCTGCTCGCCTCTACTGGATGGGAAATAAGCCTCCCAACTTCTCCAACTCTGACAACCCTGCGGCTGACTCCCCACATTTTCTCACTCGAACACTAACGTTCCTCCACCTGCCGGTTGCCAACGCATGGCTGCTGCTGTGCCCCGACAAGCTCAGTTTTGATTGGTCCATGGATGCTGTGCCCTTGGTCAGGTCATTGGCCGACTGGAGGAACCTTCACACTGTTGCCTTTTATGGTGGATTTGTCCTCCTGAGTTTGTTTGGCCTCCGTGGCCGCACCTCCATATCCAAGGAGACCAATGGGAAAGCCTATGTCACCAATGGGAAATCAATCACCAATGGGAATGGTTACCATGCCCCTGACACAAACCATAACACAGACCCGGGGCCAGCGAAGACCACCCTAAACGGGTCAGCTGGACTCCACCACTGCCCTCCACGGACGTCCCTGCCCCCTACAGAAAACCTAGTACTATTTTCATTAGGGATTGTCTCATTGCCTTTCATCCCAGCCACAAACCTGTTCTTTTATGTAGGTTTTGTTATTGCAGAGAGGGTACTATACATCCCCAGTATAGGCTTTTGTTTACTGGTTGCTGCTGGTGCAAGAAACCTGTACGTTAGACTGAGGACACGAGGCTGCAAGGCCTTAATGTTGATTCTCTGTGCGGGACTAGTGCTGCTGAATGGACTCCGAACTGTTCAAAGAAACAGGGACTGGAGCAACGAGGAGAATCTCTACAAGTCTGGGATTAGTGTGAATCCTGCTAAAG CCTGGGGAAACTTGGGGAATGTACTAAAGAACCAGGGTGAGATGGCGGAGGCAGAGAAGGCATACAGAAACGCTCTGCACCACCGAAGGAACATGGCCGACATGCTGTATAACCT tGGCTTGCTGCTGCAGGAGAATGAGCGTTTCTCTGAAGCACTGCATTATTACAAACTGGCCATTGGGAGTCGGCCAACACTGGCAT cGGCCTACTTGAACACAGGAATCATCCTGATGAACCAGGGCAACCTGCAGGAGGCCAAGCGCACCTTTCTGACTTGTGCCGACATTCCAGATGAGAACTTGAAGGACCCCCACGCCCACAAGAGCTCCGTCACCAGCTGCCTGTACAACCTGGGAAAACTGCTCCATGAACAGGGCcagcaggag GAGGCGCTGTCTGTTTATAAGGAAGCGGTACAGAAAATGCCCCGACAGTTTGCACCGCACAGCCTTTTCAACATGATGG GAGAGGCCTACATGAGGCTGAACAAGCTGGACCAAGCAGGTCATTGGTACAGAGAGTCCCTCAGGGCCAAGCCTGACCACATCCCAGCCCACCTTACTTATGGCAAACTCCTGTCCAGCATT ggacagaagacagaagcaGAGAAGTATTACCTGAGAGCGATTCAAATAGACCCGACTAAAGGAAACTGCTACATGCACTATG GCCAGTTCCTGCTGGAGCAGGCTCGTCTTGGCGAGGCGGCGGAGATGGCCGAGAGAGCTGCAGAGCTGGACAGCTCAGAGTTCGATGTGGTCTTCAGTGCTGCTCACATGCTCAG acAGGCCAGTCTTAATGAGGCAGCAGAGAGGCAGTATGAGCGTGCAGCCAGCCTGAGATCAGAA TACCCGGCTGCCCTGATGAACCTTGGTGCCATCCTCCACCTGAATGGGAAACTTCCCGAAGCGGAGGCCAACTACCTGCGTGCGCTCCAGCTCAAACCCGATGATGTCATCACCCAGTCCAATCTGCGGAAGCTGTGGAACATCATGGAGAGGCAGGGACTCCGGATC AAGCGTGGGCTCGGGATGCAGAACGGCGACCTTTGA